The genomic region CAGTCGCCGACCGCTCTGGTACGGGCCTGGCACTCGGCTGGCACGGCCGTACCAGGCCGTGCCAGCCGGTGTCAGCGCGCGCTGGTCAGGACCTTGTCGGCCACACTGTGCTGCTGGGAGGTGTCGTCCTTCAGCGGGACGACCTGGTTGGCCCGCAGCGCCTCGTAGATCTCCGGGTTGTAGCGGGCCAGGGTGGCACGGGCCTTGCGCCGGTAGCGCAGGATCTGGACGGTGCCGATCCCCCAGAGCACGTACTGGAAGGTCAGCGCCCACTTGAAGTCGGTGATCGTCTGCGGAGCTCCGCCGGACGATGCGTCCAGCAGGATGCCGACCATGCCGATGCAGATCAGCGTGGCGATGAAGCCGCCGGTGTTCACCATGCCGTTCGCGGCACCGAACCGGGTCGCCGGGTTGAACGTCCGGGCGTAGTCCAGGCCCAGCATCGACCCCGGTCCGCCGGCCGCCTGTACGACGATCAGCAGGAGCAGCACCGGCATCGGCGCCTGACCCGGCCAGAGCAGGACGACGGTCCACATCAGCGCCGCCCCGGCGATCACCGCGAGCACGATCCAGGACCGGTAGAACGGGAAGCGGGCGGCGTACCGGCCGACGACCGGTCCGTAGAACAGTCCGGCCAGCACCGGCAGGATCAGCATCGCCGCGGCGGTGGACGGCGCGACGCCTTCACCGCGAACGAGGAACGGATAGCCCCAGAGCAGACTGAACGTCGAGCCGGAGAAGCTGGTGGTGAAGTGGGTCCACAGCCCGAGCCGGGTGCCGGGCTCACGCCAGGCGCGGCGCAGGTTGCGCCGGACCTCGCCGAGCGACTGCTTCGCGCGGTGCAGCGGTTCGTCGTACGGCGTGTCCTTGATCAGGAACAGGACGGCCAGACCGGTCACCAGGCTGAGCACCGCGGCGCCGGCGAACGTGCCGGTCCAGCCGACGTGGTGGAAGGCGGCGGCCATCGGCACCGTCGAGACGATCGCCCCGATGCCGCCGAGCATGCCGGTCGCCTGCGACATCACCGGCTGGCGCAGTGCCGGGAACCAGGACATCACCACCCGGAGCACGCTGATGAAGACCAGCGCGTCTCCGACGCCGAGCACCGCCCGGGCGGCCAGCGCCGCCGGGTAGGACTCGACCAGGCTGAACGCGGACTGGGCCACGAAGAGCAGGACGGACGCGGTGATCAGCAGCCGCTTCGAGCCGTACCGGTCCAGCAGGATGCCGACCGGGACCTGCATCGCGGCGTACACGGTGAGCTGGACGACGGTGAAGCTGGCCAGGGCGGAGGCGGAGATGTCGAACCGCTCGGCCGCCTGCAGACCGGCGACGCTCATCGAGCCGCGGTGCAGCACGGTGACCAGGTAGGTGACGACCGCCGTGCCCCACACCGCCCAGGCTCGCCGACCGCCCAGGGGGAAGAGCAGTTCGGTCACCGCACGCCTCGCAGATCCGCCGCCGCCACCTCGATGTGCGCCACCACGAGCTCGCGGAACCGCCGGACGCTGTTACCGCCGAGCGCCTCGATCATCTCCTGGTGCGCGGCGATCGACTTGTCCATCCGGGCCGGCTGCACCTCGATGCCGGGCACGCCCATCCGGACCTGCCGGTCGCGCAGGCTGTTGTAGAGCTTGGCCAGGATCTCGTTGCCGGCGGCGCCGACGATGGCCTCGTGAAAGGCGCGATCGGCCTCCAGGAAGCCCTTCGCGTCGCCGGCCCGGCGGTGCGCGCGCATCTGGTCGACCGTCGCGGTCAGCGCCTCGATCAGCTGCTTGCGGCGCGGCCAGACCTTGGCCGCCGCATGCGTCTCGATCAGCTCCCGCGCTTCCAGCACGTCGTTGATCTCCTGCGGCAGCACCGGCAGGACCAGCGCGCCCTTCTTCGGGTACAGCTTGACCAGGCCGGACTCCTCCAGGCGCAGCAACGCCTCCCGGACCGGCGTACGGGAGACGCCGACCGCGGTGGCCAGCTCGCCCTCGGTGAGCAGCTGCCCGCCGGGATACACCCGGTCCAGGATCGCCGCCTTGACGGAGGCGTACACCCGCTCCGCCGCGGGGATCTTCTCCACCCCCGGCGCCGCCTCGGCCACCACCCGGGCGATCTCCGCCGTCTCGTCCCCCAACGTCACCCCGTGGGCCGGCTGATCGCCGGCGGCCCCGCTTCCCACAACACTCCTTCGATCGACCGCATGCATCTCTGTTGTATCTATGTTAGCAGCCGACTTTTCACTCACAGCTGTGGACAAGTCTGTGGATAACCGTGACGGGTTTCCCCTGTCCTGGCCCGGCAACGGGCGCCGGACGGAAAACCGCTCTAGAGTCACCGGAGCGTTGCCGTCCCGATTCGCTCCGTGTTCTGAGGAGAGCAAGTGTCCCGAAGCTCCCGTACCCGCCGGCTCAGCGCCGGCCTGGCCGTGGCGGCCCTGGCCCTCACCGCCGCCGGCGCCGCGACCGCTGCTCAGGCAGCTCCCTCCGCCCCGGCCACCACCACCGCGGCCCCGGCCGCCCCCGGCGTCCTGATGAACTACGTGGTGAACACCAAAGCCGGCAAGGGCCACGCGAAGAAGGTGGCCAAGGCCATCGAGGCCGCCGGTGGCACGGTCGTGCAGTCGTACGACCAGATCGGCGTGCTGATCGCCCAGAGCACCAACCCGAACTTCCGGACCGCCGTCCGGTCCGGCCGCGAGGGCCGCGAGGTGCAGTCCGTCGGCGCCACCCGGACCGCTGCGGTCTCCGAGGGACCGGTCGGCACGGCGAAGAAGACCGTCGCGCAGCGGCTCGCCGCGGACGAGGCGGCGGTCGTCCCGGACCCGCGCGAGGGCGAGCAGTGGGACATGGTCCAGATCAAGGCCGACCAGGCCCACCGGATCACCGATGGCTCGCGGCAGGTGCTGGTCGGCATCAACGACAGCGGCGTCGACGACGCCCACCCCGACCTGGCGCCGAACTTCGACGCCGCGAACTCGGTGAACTGCACCGGCAACGGCATCCCGGACCAGACCGCCGGCGGCTGGCGGCCGACCACCAGCGCACACGGCACGCACGTGGCCGGCACGGTCGCCGCGGCCCGCAACGGCGTCGGCATCGTCGGCGTCGCCCCGGGCGTGCGGATCGCCTCGGTGAAGGTGGTCAACGACGACGGCTACATCTACCCGGAGTACTCGATCTGCGGATTCGTCTGGGCGGCCGAGCGCGGGATGGACGTCACCAACCACAGCTACTTCATCGACCCGTGGCAGTTCTGGTGCGACGACAACGGCGACCAGGGGGCGGTTCAGGAGTCGGTCCGCCGGGCGGTGTCCTTCGCCACCAAGAAGGGTGTGCTGTCGGTCGCCGCGGCCGGCAACTCCAACTACGACCTGTCCAACAAGACCACGGACACCACCAGCCCGAACGACAGCACCGCGGTCACCCGGACCATCAGCAACGACTGCCTCGACCTGCCGACCGAGCTGCCCGGGGTGATCACCGTGGCCAGCACCACCCAGGCGCGGGCCAAGAGCCTCTTCTCGAACTTCGGCCTGCGCACGATCGACGTGGCGGCCCCGGGCAGCAGCATCCTGTCCACCATGCCCGGCGGCGGCTACGCGCCGATGAGCGGTACGTCGATGGCGTCGCCGCACGTCGCCGGCGTCGCCGCGCTGATGAAGTCGACCCACCCGTGGTGGAGCCCGCGCGACCTCGAGCGGGCGCTGTGGCGGCAGGCCGACGACACCGCCTGCCCGGCCACTCCCGACGCCCGGTGCACCGGCACCACCGCCAACAACGCCTTCTACGGCGAGGGCATCGTCGACGCCCTGGACGCGGTCAAGCGCACCTGGTGAGATCGCGGCACTGAACTACTGAGGGGTCCCCCGCCCGGGGCCCCTCAGTGTTCGTTCCAGCAGGCCCGGCACAGCACGAACGGCCCAGGCGGAGACCGCCCGGGCCGTTCGGCGGACAACTCAGAACATCAGCGCGCGGGCCGGGTCCTCGAGAATGCTCGCCACGTCGGCCAGGAAGATCGAGCCCTTCTCGCCGTCGATCAGGCGGTGGTCGAACGACAGCGCGAGCGTGGTGATCCAGCGCGGCACGATCTGGTCGTCCACCACCCACGGCTGCTTGCGGACCGCACCGAAGGCCAGGATCGCGGCCTCGCCGGGATTGATGATCGGCGTACCGGCGTCGACGCCGAAGACGCCGACGTTGGTGATCGTGAACGAGCCGCCGGCCTGGTCGGCGGGCTGGGTCTTGCCCTCGCGGGCGGTGGCGACCAGGTCGTTCAGCGCCCGGCACAGCTCGGGCAGGGTGAGCGACTCGGCGCCCTTGATGTTCGGCACGATCAGGCCGCGCGGGGTGGCGGCGGCGATGCCCAGGTTGACCGCGCCCTTGAGCACGATCTCCTGGGCCTGCTCGTCCCAAGCCGCGTTCACGATCGGCGTCCGGCGGGCGGCCAGCGTGACCGCCTTGGCGACGATCAGCAGCGGCGAGACCCGCAGGTCGCGGAAC from Kribbella flavida DSM 17836 harbors:
- a CDS encoding MFS transporter; the protein is MTELLFPLGGRRAWAVWGTAVVTYLVTVLHRGSMSVAGLQAAERFDISASALASFTVVQLTVYAAMQVPVGILLDRYGSKRLLITASVLLFVAQSAFSLVESYPAALAARAVLGVGDALVFISVLRVVMSWFPALRQPVMSQATGMLGGIGAIVSTVPMAAAFHHVGWTGTFAGAAVLSLVTGLAVLFLIKDTPYDEPLHRAKQSLGEVRRNLRRAWREPGTRLGLWTHFTTSFSGSTFSLLWGYPFLVRGEGVAPSTAAAMLILPVLAGLFYGPVVGRYAARFPFYRSWIVLAVIAGAALMWTVVLLWPGQAPMPVLLLLIVVQAAGGPGSMLGLDYARTFNPATRFGAANGMVNTGGFIATLICIGMVGILLDASSGGAPQTITDFKWALTFQYVLWGIGTVQILRYRRKARATLARYNPEIYEALRANQVVPLKDDTSQQHSVADKVLTSAR
- a CDS encoding GntR family transcriptional regulator — protein: MGSGAAGDQPAHGVTLGDETAEIARVVAEAAPGVEKIPAAERVYASVKAAILDRVYPGGQLLTEGELATAVGVSRTPVREALLRLEESGLVKLYPKKGALVLPVLPQEINDVLEARELIETHAAAKVWPRRKQLIEALTATVDQMRAHRRAGDAKGFLEADRAFHEAIVGAAGNEILAKLYNSLRDRQVRMGVPGIEVQPARMDKSIAAHQEMIEALGGNSVRRFRELVVAHIEVAAADLRGVR
- a CDS encoding S8 family peptidase, producing the protein MSRSSRTRRLSAGLAVAALALTAAGAATAAQAAPSAPATTTAAPAAPGVLMNYVVNTKAGKGHAKKVAKAIEAAGGTVVQSYDQIGVLIAQSTNPNFRTAVRSGREGREVQSVGATRTAAVSEGPVGTAKKTVAQRLAADEAAVVPDPREGEQWDMVQIKADQAHRITDGSRQVLVGINDSGVDDAHPDLAPNFDAANSVNCTGNGIPDQTAGGWRPTTSAHGTHVAGTVAAARNGVGIVGVAPGVRIASVKVVNDDGYIYPEYSICGFVWAAERGMDVTNHSYFIDPWQFWCDDNGDQGAVQESVRRAVSFATKKGVLSVAAAGNSNYDLSNKTTDTTSPNDSTAVTRTISNDCLDLPTELPGVITVASTTQARAKSLFSNFGLRTIDVAAPGSSILSTMPGGGYAPMSGTSMASPHVAGVAALMKSTHPWWSPRDLERALWRQADDTACPATPDARCTGTTANNAFYGEGIVDALDAVKRTW